TTCCGCTCAGCACTATGTACACCTTCTCAATGTCGCTCTTGTCCCAGTCTGCACCTCCTCCGGGGAGAAAATGAGACAGACCAACCCAGAAGTTCTCAGAGCCTGTGGTTTCCTTGTGATGCAGCCTCAAAGCAACCATGTTAAAATGGCCCGGCGCCTCGTATGGTTTCACATCATCTATGCAGACCTTCTTCATGATTTAGCTTCAAAAAAGTTAATT
The nucleotide sequence above comes from Archaeoglobus fulgidus DSM 4304. Encoded proteins:
- a CDS encoding cupin domain-containing protein, with the protein product MKKVCIDDVKPYEAPGHFNMVALRLHHKETTGSENFWVGLSHFLPGGGADWDKSDIEKVYIVLSGKMTVVKEGGEKIELGPMDSLYIPPGESRYLVNETNMPATMLVIASYPKA